Below is a genomic region from Bacteroidia bacterium.
ATCATCTATTACATTATTCGCTCAATCTGATACTGCTCAAAATCCTTATGGAGTTGTGTGGAGTGAAATTAAGACTGCATTTAATAAAGCAGATATCCCTGGATTGTCGGCCATTATTGTAGATGAAAATAAAACATACATTCAAAATTTTGGATATGCAGATATTGAAAATAAAGTTCCTATTACCTCCAAAACTCTATTTGAGTTAGGTTCAACATCTAAAGCTTTTACTGCATTGGCGATTCTCCATTTGAAAGAAGAAGGTTTGCTGGGGTTAGATGATTATGTATCTAAATACATACCTTGGTTTAAAACGTATTTCAATGGAAAAGAAGTTAAAATAACAATAAATCAACTTTTACATCATACGTCAGGAATTCCTATGGAGTCAATTTCTCAGATTCCCCAAGGTGAAGGCTCTAAGATGCTCGAAAAAACAGTGAATTTGATAAACAATTATCAATTAAAAAACAGCCCTGGTGCAGATTATGAATACGCTACAGTTAACTATGATATTCTTGGATTAATTATCGAAAGGATTAGTAACCTATCATTCGAAGAATACTTACAAAAATATATATTTCAACCTTTGGATTTAAAATACACTTCTGTTGGAAAACCTGTCAATAATGATTTCTCTAAAGGATATAAAATTAGTTTCTTTTCTACCTTAAAATATGATGCTCCAAGGTTTGATGGTAATAATCCAGCTGGTTATATTATATCAAATGGTGAGGATATGGCTAAATGGTTAAAGTATCAACTTTCTCTGGATACAAATTGTTATGAAGGAATAATAAAGAGATCACACTTACCCGATTTTACGGTTAAACCTATTGGTTCCTCTTCATACGCTTCTGGTTGGTATGTAAATCCCTATGGAGAACTAAAAATATATCATAGTGGTTTGAATCCGAATTTTTCATCCTTTATCGGATTTATTCCTGATAAAAAAGTGGGGATAATTCTATTAGCAAATTCCAATAGTGAGTATACCAATTATTTAGGAGGAATAATTTTGAAGATTTTTAATGGTGAGAAAATATCAGAAAATTCAGAACCTGAAAATAGTATTGATAAGATGTGTTCTTTGATTTCTATTATTCTTAGCGTTTTAATAATTGGAATACTTATCCTATTAGCATGGATTATTAAAGGGATAGTTTTAGGAGAAAGGAAAATTAAGGCATTAAACATAAGAGAAGTATTGATACTTGCAGGAGGGTTTCTTTTAACAATTCCTTTTATTTATGGCATTTATTTATTGCCTAAGGCAATGATGAATTTTTCTTGGCAGCTTGTTACTGTATGGGCTCCAAATAGTTTCCTGATTGGATGTATCTTATTTGTTAGTATAGTAATTGGAGTTTGGTTCCTGAGCGCACTATCAATGTTAATTCCTACAAAAAATAAATATTATAGGTCATTACCAATGATTGTGATTCTCAGCATAATGTCTGGCTTAGCAAATATGTGTATAATTTTAATTTTATTGAACGCTATTGGAAATGAAACCAAAATAGTTTTCCTATTATACTATTTTACTTTGGCATTAGTTTTTTATATTTCAAGTAGGAAAATTGTACAAACTAAACTTATAAATATTTCATTATCTATTGTTTATGAACTACGCATGAGGCTAATGAATAAAATTTTCAGATCTTCTTTCCAAAAATTCGAAAAAATAGATAATGGACGAA
It encodes:
- a CDS encoding cyclic peptide export ABC transporter, which translates into the protein MKAKFFLFGLTIIIYTQISSITLFAQSDTAQNPYGVVWSEIKTAFNKADIPGLSAIIVDENKTYIQNFGYADIENKVPITSKTLFELGSTSKAFTALAILHLKEEGLLGLDDYVSKYIPWFKTYFNGKEVKITINQLLHHTSGIPMESISQIPQGEGSKMLEKTVNLINNYQLKNSPGADYEYATVNYDILGLIIERISNLSFEEYLQKYIFQPLDLKYTSVGKPVNNDFSKGYKISFFSTLKYDAPRFDGNNPAGYIISNGEDMAKWLKYQLSLDTNCYEGIIKRSHLPDFTVKPIGSSSYASGWYVNPYGELKIYHSGLNPNFSSFIGFIPDKKVGIILLANSNSEYTNYLGGIILKIFNGEKISENSEPENSIDKMCSLISIILSVLIIGILILLAWIIKGIVLGERKIKALNIREVLILAGGFLLTIPFIYGIYLLPKAMMNFSWQLVTVWAPNSFLIGCILFVSIVIGVWFLSALSMLIPTKNKYYRSLPMIVILSIMSGLANMCIILILLNAIGNETKIVFLLYYFTLALVFYISSRKIVQTKLINISLSIVYELRMRLMNKIFRSSFQKFEKIDNGRIYATLTQDTATISNSVNIVISLLSNAITIIGVFIYLGTISLTAMFSILSVILCVAALYYIISKRTNILFEQARDTANVFSGLINGLLSGFKELSLSGMKKKEYTDEVGVCCSELRDKSSFALIKFVNAFLVGETLLIMVLCTVSFVIPFVFPEIPSYKLYGIIMIILYLIGPINGILNSIPNIIQIKVAWNRIKGFIEEIKPDLELTDILMNRSKSIKVNTLSIQKLMFEYEKGKEDNNFKVGPIDLNINSGEILFIIGGNGSGKSTLANLITGLYVANEGFIEINGSKINNRELGEHYSTIFSNNHIFKTLYGIDTDNRKEELSDLLKLLRLEEKVSVVNGSFSTIDLSNGQRKRLSLMKCFLENSQIYLFDEWAADQDPEFKRIFYRKLLPEMRKNGKIVIAITHDDNYFDVADRIIKMDMGKMVEYKEKESISGAIV